From Helicobacter sp. MIT 05-5293, one genomic window encodes:
- the ppa gene encoding inorganic diphosphatase codes for MNLDKVSVGENPDKINVIIEIPYGSNVKYEVDKESGLVVVDRILYGAMFYPANYGFVPNTLADDGDPVDVLVINPYPLQAGSMIKSRLIGVLVMEDESGMDEKLIAVPVSKIDPSFDKIQSLQDLPPITLDRIKNFFETYKMLEPNKWVKVKDYQDKNAAKAILDKAVKAYH; via the coding sequence ATGAATTTAGACAAAGTATCTGTAGGCGAAAATCCCGATAAGATTAATGTAATTATTGAGATTCCTTATGGTTCTAATGTAAAATATGAAGTAGATAAAGAAAGCGGTTTGGTTGTCGTGGATCGTATTTTGTATGGTGCGATGTTTTATCCTGCAAATTATGGTTTTGTGCCAAACACTCTTGCTGATGATGGTGATCCTGTCGATGTGTTGGTAATTAATCCCTATCCTCTTCAAGCTGGCAGTATGATCAAATCACGGCTTATTGGCGTGCTTGTTATGGAAGATGAAAGTGGAATGGACGAAAAATTGATTGCTGTGCCTGTCTCTAAAATCGACCCTTCATTTGACAAGATTCAGTCTTTACAAGATTTGCCTCCTATCACTTTAGACAGAATCAAGAATTTCTTTGAGACTTACAAAATGCTTGAGCCTAATAAATGGGTAAAAGTAAAAGATTATCAAGACAAAAACGCTGCTAAAGCAATTCTTGATAAGGCAGTTAAAGCCTACCATTAA
- a CDS encoding TonB-dependent receptor: MKTPYYSFLFSFKNALFINAFMILPFFADSLPADLPSQSQNVKLSPLITSDKAIEETSYLKVFDSQYLQNIQAQNLSETFVKDSEIQVGGGAKIAQKLYVRGLEDRMFRVRLDGIMQNGNIFHHQGNMLFDPFLVKSISIQKGFADIENGAGALAGGIDIVSKNAFDLLGKNQNYGAYFALGGQSNYGINTSLAAYARLAEKLGLLASYNFEDMPYYRAGNHQKVPSSESKAHNALFKFDFQANAHHSMNLTYHFTNLGSIAPYSANVILDSAPTLYANTLNAHNLGLSYLYDIQDFSLKYNMYYTHKSLVMNPTSETNSPATGGGGHNHNHEEAPLDLALQNLGADLIFKHSFASSRYFLKYGLNYQMILSNAYHLTDHQQDHGNTGKELGAVYGGFIAGEINLLDSLSLDIGSRYDVYSYRDKFSQQHANNGFSPYISLLYTPINDLSLRISYDYATRGAMPIDVSLLTNSHATISSNLKAENMSNTQIDADFDNGFLSLRGSAYYSLLKNFINNYTNNGVDEHNSLSKNMEKPVEVLGYEVGAGLDFTYAKIEFSLAQSFLSYDKKPITDTFELGANSGRSYNLSIHSSPFKSLPSLEILWISRFVEGIDFQGYNLYFNELENVSKKGYNTHNLYVNYQIKSRVILSLALLNLTNQTYTNQMSPLKELFAKESGIPLYEPGFNAKFKIIIKL; the protein is encoded by the coding sequence ATGAAAACTCCATATTATTCTTTTCTCTTTTCCTTTAAAAATGCGTTATTTATCAATGCGTTTATGATACTGCCTTTTTTTGCAGATTCTTTACCTGCTGATTTGCCTTCCCAATCCCAAAATGTCAAACTCTCTCCACTTATCACTAGCGATAAAGCAATCGAGGAAACTTCGTATCTTAAAGTTTTTGATTCGCAATATTTACAAAATATTCAAGCACAGAATCTAAGCGAGACTTTTGTCAAAGATTCTGAAATACAAGTCGGCGGAGGTGCAAAAATCGCTCAAAAACTTTATGTGAGAGGCTTAGAGGATCGTATGTTTCGTGTCAGGCTTGATGGTATTATGCAAAATGGCAATATCTTTCATCATCAAGGTAATATGCTTTTTGACCCTTTCTTAGTGAAATCTATATCGATTCAAAAAGGGTTTGCTGATATTGAAAATGGTGCAGGTGCTTTGGCTGGTGGGATTGATATTGTGAGCAAAAACGCCTTTGATTTGCTGGGGAAAAATCAAAATTATGGGGCTTATTTTGCACTCGGCGGACAGAGTAACTATGGCATCAATACTTCTCTTGCAGCCTATGCGCGTTTAGCAGAAAAACTAGGTTTGCTTGCTTCGTATAATTTTGAGGATATGCCTTATTATCGTGCGGGTAACCATCAAAAAGTCCCATCATCAGAATCTAAAGCTCACAATGCCCTTTTCAAGTTTGATTTTCAGGCAAACGCACATCACTCAATGAATCTAACTTATCATTTTACTAATCTTGGCTCGATTGCGCCTTATAGCGCGAATGTGATTTTGGATTCTGCACCGACATTGTATGCTAATACCTTGAATGCACATAATCTTGGCTTATCCTATCTCTATGACATACAAGATTTTTCTCTTAAATATAATATGTATTACACACACAAATCATTGGTTATGAATCCTACCAGTGAGACAAATTCTCCTGCTACTGGTGGTGGCGGACATAATCATAATCATGAAGAAGCACCTCTTGATTTAGCATTACAGAATCTAGGGGCTGATTTGATTTTCAAACATTCTTTCGCGTCATCTCGTTATTTTCTTAAATATGGCTTGAATTATCAAATGATTCTCTCTAATGCTTACCATCTTACTGATCATCAACAAGATCACGGCAATACGGGAAAGGAACTTGGAGCAGTTTATGGAGGATTTATCGCAGGTGAGATTAATCTTTTAGATTCTCTAAGTTTGGATATAGGCAGTCGCTATGATGTGTATAGTTATCGAGATAAATTTTCACAACAACATGCCAATAATGGCTTTAGCCCTTATATCAGTCTGCTTTATACACCTATCAATGATTTGAGTTTAAGAATCTCATATGATTATGCTACACGAGGGGCAATGCCTATTGATGTGTCTTTGCTTACAAATTCTCATGCGACTATCAGCTCCAATCTTAAGGCTGAAAATATGTCAAACACGCAAATAGATGCCGATTTTGATAATGGTTTTTTAAGCCTTCGAGGGAGTGCGTATTATTCTTTACTCAAAAATTTTATCAATAACTACACAAATAATGGTGTTGATGAGCATAATTCCTTATCAAAAAATATGGAAAAACCTGTAGAAGTGCTTGGGTATGAAGTCGGGGCAGGTTTGGATTTTACCTACGCCAAGATAGAATTTTCTCTCGCACAAAGTTTTTTGAGTTATGATAAAAAGCCTATCACCGATACTTTTGAGCTAGGAGCAAATAGCGGAAGAAGCTATAATCTTAGTATCCACTCCTCTCCTTTCAAAAGTCTGCCTTCTTTAGAGATTCTGTGGATTAGTCGCTTTGTAGAGGGTATTGACTTTCAAGGCTATAATCTCTACTTTAATGAGCTTGAAAATGTAAGCAAAAAAGGCTACAACACGCATAATCTTTATGTTAATTATCAAATCAAATCACGCGTTATTTTGTCTTTGGCATTACTGAATCTCACCAATCAAACCTATACTAATCAAATGAGTCCGCTCAAGGAATTATTTGCTAAAGAATCTGGGATTCCTTTGTATGAACCCGGCTTTAATGCTAAATTTAAAATCATTATAAAGTTATAA
- a CDS encoding phosphatase PAP2 family protein, which produces MNDASCQTCRFYKYKKQIQWSLYIVCIAIAVILCLWNFEIYGDIFRLMPIFVGLLLLVQKKYILLRDFIITCVIVLGIAFGCKMGFAFLAAYYGDSESIMSFVQIAKRPINGEFKGFPSGHTTAAFIVVAFGWIYCSMKWKILLLILALLVGYSRIYSTWHTPTQVICGALLGLGSGFVLLWILKKTHHSIDKMSDKDYNPSLQENNA; this is translated from the coding sequence ATGAATGATGCCTCTTGTCAGACTTGTCGCTTTTATAAATATAAAAAACAGATTCAATGGTCGCTATACATCGTATGTATCGCTATTGCAGTAATTTTATGTCTGTGGAATTTTGAAATTTATGGTGATATTTTTCGTCTTATGCCTATTTTTGTAGGATTATTACTGCTTGTTCAAAAAAAATACATACTTTTAAGGGACTTTATTATCACTTGCGTGATAGTCTTGGGCATTGCTTTTGGTTGCAAAATGGGCTTTGCTTTTCTCGCTGCGTATTATGGAGATTCTGAAAGTATTATGTCATTTGTGCAAATTGCCAAACGCCCCATAAATGGAGAGTTTAAGGGATTCCCTAGCGGACATACAACAGCGGCTTTTATCGTTGTCGCCTTTGGGTGGATTTATTGCAGTATGAAGTGGAAAATTTTACTTTTGATTCTTGCTCTTTTGGTGGGGTATTCGAGAATCTACAGCACTTGGCATACTCCTACACAGGTGATTTGCGGAGCTTTGTTAGGTTTAGGATCGGGGTTTGTGTTGTTGTGGATTCTGAAAAAAACTCATCATTCTATTGACAAAATGAGCGATAAGGATTATAATCCCTCACTTCAAGAAAACAATGCTTGA
- a CDS encoding tyrosine-type recombinase/integrase, protein MKYALNLKSDFESNLLFWITRFMRYKLTTLSNHQVNDKNTILNAINELNTMQDMNIAHLERICKNARKAGLIGINTYTTPLIKLYAYLKQLPIQKMEEIDEEILNDFLSVETSSLAIASKKNYRIALIGFFGYIDKQNETNGTSYVYNITLKINALQGKSGQKLPAFLNEKELESFLSAIDNAKLSPKIASRNKLIIKLIVYTGIRVSEALNLHLKDILPSQDCYLLQIRGKGNKPRVVMIRRFHIDTLLQSWLTQRSSLSPQYDLLFCNSKGEALTQSYIYQNVEKILLEAGIRKEKNGAHMLRHSFATLLYQKKHDLIMVQEALGHANLNTSRIYTHFDKERLREVASIMDTITP, encoded by the coding sequence ATGAAATACGCGCTTAATCTCAAAAGCGATTTCGAATCTAATCTGTTATTTTGGATCACGCGTTTTATGCGTTATAAACTCACGACTTTATCTAATCATCAAGTTAATGACAAAAACACCATTCTTAATGCGATCAATGAACTTAATACAATGCAAGATATGAATATTGCGCATTTAGAGCGTATTTGTAAAAACGCACGGAAAGCGGGGTTGATTGGGATTAACACCTACACCACACCTCTTATTAAGCTTTATGCCTATCTAAAGCAATTGCCGATTCAAAAAATGGAAGAGATTGATGAAGAGATTCTCAATGACTTTTTGAGCGTTGAGACAAGCTCACTTGCGATTGCGAGCAAGAAAAATTATCGCATCGCCCTGATTGGATTTTTTGGTTATATCGATAAGCAAAATGAAACAAATGGCACTTCGTATGTTTATAATATCACTCTGAAAATCAATGCTTTGCAAGGTAAAAGTGGTCAAAAACTCCCAGCGTTTTTGAATGAAAAAGAGTTAGAATCTTTTCTTAGCGCAATTGATAATGCCAAACTTAGCCCAAAAATCGCCTCACGCAACAAATTGATTATCAAACTGATTGTTTATACCGGCATTCGTGTGAGTGAGGCTTTGAATCTTCACCTTAAAGATATTTTACCCTCACAAGATTGTTATCTTTTGCAGATTCGAGGTAAAGGCAATAAGCCACGCGTGGTGATGATACGGCGATTCCATATCGATACCCTACTCCAATCATGGCTCACTCAACGCTCAAGTCTTTCGCCTCAATACGATTTGCTTTTTTGTAATTCTAAGGGTGAAGCACTCACGCAAAGTTATATTTACCAAAATGTAGAGAAGATTCTATTGGAAGCAGGTATTAGGAAAGAAAAAAATGGCGCGCATATGCTCCGACATTCTTTTGCGACCTTGCTTTATCAAAAAAAACACGATCTTATTATGGTGCAAGAAGCCTTAGGACATGCCAATCTTAATACAAGCCGTATCTATACGCATTTTGATAAAGAGCGTTTGCGTGAAGTGGCAAGCATTATGGATACAATTACGCCTTGA
- a CDS encoding ABC transporter permease, producing the protein MIWNAFVLAIRQIKRNFLRAFLTMLGVIIGVGAVVVMISFGNGTTKMISDNISSLGSNLLLVFPARVMNPSGSNLRRNFNMQEVQTLSALMTGYIEALAPISQTSVLLQYKAQNTSTQAQGVTPDFFIVTQWDTLAGRGFEESEYRVGSNVCMIGESVRKNLFLDENPLGKKIRLSNIVCECIGILESKGQGGMGNDQDDVILLPMKAFSRSVSRSATLNSINRLMIRIKENVDSDEVVPILTQALRQVRNVRSGDRDSFEIMDTKQIAETLTSTTKRITVLLSLIASVSLIVGGIGIMNIMLVSVTERTREIGTRMAIGALQSEVLLQFLIESITLSSFGGIIGIIWAFFASWILSISMQIPFIFDIPTAIVAFLFSAFIGVLFGYLPASRASKLNPIDALRHE; encoded by the coding sequence ATGATATGGAATGCCTTTGTATTAGCTATAAGGCAGATTAAACGCAATTTTTTGCGCGCATTTTTGACAATGTTAGGTGTGATTATTGGTGTGGGTGCTGTGGTCGTGATGATTAGCTTTGGTAATGGCACAACAAAAATGATTAGCGATAATATTTCGTCATTAGGGAGCAATCTTTTACTTGTTTTCCCTGCGCGTGTTATGAATCCAAGTGGATCAAATCTAAGACGCAATTTCAATATGCAAGAAGTTCAAACACTCTCTGCTTTGATGACTGGATATATCGAAGCTCTCGCTCCAATTTCACAAACTTCCGTCCTTTTGCAATACAAAGCTCAAAATACAAGCACTCAAGCACAAGGTGTAACGCCTGATTTTTTTATCGTTACTCAATGGGACACCTTAGCGGGTAGGGGATTTGAAGAAAGTGAATATCGCGTAGGCAGCAATGTCTGTATGATTGGTGAATCGGTGCGAAAGAATCTTTTTCTTGATGAAAATCCTTTGGGTAAAAAAATCCGCTTAAGCAACATCGTATGTGAATGTATCGGGATTCTAGAATCTAAAGGGCAAGGCGGTATGGGTAATGATCAAGATGATGTGATTTTGCTTCCTATGAAAGCTTTTTCACGCTCGGTTTCACGGAGTGCGACACTTAATTCAATTAATCGCTTGATGATTCGTATCAAAGAAAATGTAGATTCTGACGAAGTTGTGCCAATCCTCACGCAAGCTTTGAGACAAGTGCGTAATGTGCGTAGCGGTGATAGGGATTCTTTTGAGATTATGGATACAAAGCAAATTGCTGAAACGCTCACTTCCACGACAAAACGAATCACCGTGCTTCTAAGCCTTATAGCAAGTGTGAGTTTGATTGTGGGTGGTATTGGTATTATGAATATTATGCTTGTGTCGGTTACAGAGCGCACACGCGAAATCGGCACTCGTATGGCGATTGGAGCATTACAAAGCGAAGTGTTGTTGCAATTTCTGATTGAATCTATTACTTTAAGCTCATTTGGAGGCATTATTGGGATTATATGGGCATTTTTTGCTTCGTGGATTCTTAGTATTTCTATGCAAATTCCCTTTATTTTCGATATTCCTACGGCTATTGTCGCGTTTTTATTTTCAGCCTTTATCGGTGTGCTTTTTGGATATTTACCTGCTTCAAGGGCTTCTAAGCTTAATCCCATTGATGCCTTAAGACATGAATGA
- a CDS encoding ABC transporter ATP-binding protein yields MEEQFILLKDVRKTYGKGESAFEALKGVNLAISKGEFVALMGPSGSGKSSLANILGTLDVGSSGEYLFCGVDVFKLTQNQRALLRRNYIGFIFQGFNLLARTTALENVELPLMYRGMKKHEREEIALQALDKVGLKDWASHTSAKLSGGQQQRVAIARAIASEPLFLLADEPTGNLDTKRSVEIMEILQDLNKTSGITILMVTHEPDMAKYASRELHFLDGNLRSDSANPSLGGEE; encoded by the coding sequence ATGGAAGAACAATTTATTCTTTTAAAAGATGTCCGTAAAACCTATGGTAAGGGTGAAAGTGCTTTTGAAGCACTCAAAGGTGTGAATCTAGCGATTTCTAAGGGTGAATTTGTCGCCTTAATGGGTCCAAGCGGATCGGGAAAATCAAGCCTTGCTAATATTTTAGGCACACTTGATGTAGGGAGTAGTGGGGAGTATCTTTTCTGCGGGGTTGATGTTTTTAAGCTTACACAGAATCAACGCGCATTGCTTAGACGTAATTATATAGGCTTTATTTTTCAAGGGTTTAATCTCTTAGCACGCACGACTGCCTTAGAAAATGTTGAGTTGCCTCTAATGTATCGAGGTATGAAAAAACACGAGCGAGAAGAAATCGCATTACAAGCCCTAGATAAAGTAGGCTTGAAAGATTGGGCTAGTCATACAAGTGCGAAACTTAGTGGTGGGCAGCAGCAACGCGTGGCGATTGCTAGGGCGATTGCTTCAGAGCCTTTGTTTTTATTAGCAGACGAACCTACGGGGAATCTTGATACAAAACGAAGTGTTGAGATTATGGAGATTCTTCAAGATTTGAACAAAACATCAGGTATTACGATTCTTATGGTAACACATGAGCCGGATATGGCAAAATATGCGAGTAGGGAATTGCATTTTTTAGACGGGAATTTGCGAAGTGATTCTGCTAATCCTTCGTTAGGGGGTGAGGAATGA
- a CDS encoding efflux RND transporter periplasmic adaptor subunit has translation MNLYQTLNPKKTRLKLPKWLLIALVVVIIFIIALFVYFSYFHQPSLKFDSTKVQRGNVKSTISASGSLSPMNKVEIGSVISGLVLEVLVEENDHVTQGQVLARINPETINQQIARYEAQLASAQAQLKASEQTLVDKKWNYDQLRKLYEATNGDSPSLLELQNAKTAYTTARSDVEIKRASILEIQTNIQSSKIDLKNSQIVSSIDGVVLTRSVEVGQSVAASFQAPTLFEIAENLEEMQLKANISEADIGKVKEGQDVTFTVDAYPDKTFRAKVDRVNFGSGDSSSSSSSSSSTDIVSYIAKMDVDNKSLLLRPDMSATADIVIAQAKDALLVPNAALYFDLNKTLQRNNQKKSSSSVASMFTASAPRPPRARFNTKEKEIKKGTLWILKDGVAQAVDVEVGITDGTMTQILNGIDENTEVITGVQING, from the coding sequence ATGAATCTTTATCAGACACTTAACCCTAAAAAAACGAGACTGAAGCTTCCAAAATGGCTCTTGATAGCCCTTGTGGTAGTGATTATATTCATTATTGCGTTATTTGTTTATTTTAGTTATTTTCATCAGCCGAGCCTTAAATTTGATAGCACCAAAGTGCAAAGGGGTAATGTAAAATCTACTATTTCCGCTTCGGGTTCGCTTTCTCCAATGAATAAAGTAGAGATAGGTAGTGTGATTTCCGGGCTTGTGCTTGAAGTCTTAGTTGAAGAAAATGATCATGTAACGCAAGGGCAGGTGCTTGCACGCATTAATCCCGAAACGATTAATCAGCAAATCGCCCGATATGAGGCACAACTCGCCTCTGCTCAAGCTCAACTTAAGGCAAGTGAGCAAACTCTAGTCGATAAAAAATGGAATTATGATCAATTACGCAAACTTTATGAAGCGACTAATGGCGATTCTCCCTCACTTTTGGAATTACAAAATGCAAAAACTGCTTATACGACAGCCCGTTCTGATGTGGAAATCAAAAGAGCATCGATTCTTGAAATACAAACAAACATTCAAAGCTCAAAAATTGACCTTAAAAACTCTCAAATTGTATCGTCCATTGACGGAGTTGTTTTGACGCGAAGTGTTGAAGTAGGGCAGAGTGTCGCGGCAAGTTTTCAAGCTCCCACACTTTTTGAAATCGCCGAGAATCTTGAAGAAATGCAGCTGAAAGCGAATATTTCAGAGGCTGATATAGGCAAAGTCAAGGAAGGACAAGATGTAACTTTCACCGTTGATGCTTATCCCGACAAAACATTCCGTGCTAAAGTCGATCGTGTGAATTTTGGATCAGGCGATAGTTCGAGTTCATCAAGCTCAAGCTCTTCGACAGATATTGTAAGTTATATTGCTAAAATGGATGTGGATAACAAATCCTTGCTTCTTCGTCCCGATATGAGTGCGACAGCTGATATTGTGATTGCACAAGCTAAAGATGCTTTGCTCGTGCCAAATGCGGCATTATACTTTGACCTTAATAAAACCTTGCAAAGAAACAACCAAAAGAAATCCTCTTCGAGTGTTGCTTCAATGTTTACTGCCTCTGCTCCTCGCCCACCAAGAGCGCGTTTTAACACGAAAGAAAAAGAAATCAAAAAAGGCACATTATGGATTCTCAAAGACGGAGTGGCTCAAGCAGTCGATGTGGAAGTGGGTATCACCGATGGGACAATGACACAGATTCTCAATGGCATTGATGAAAATACTGAAGTCATTACCGGCGTGCAGATTAATGGATAA
- a CDS encoding TolC family protein: MIPRVFKGWSLCLVSVLCGVGCTTKIPNTQEIASLNHIPESFRNAQSSVLQEKASQTDIEAFSQFTNLIDDKMLYSLVEIALEKNTNVLAMASRIKQAQAQAKISTANMFPTINGGINTSYIDRRTLSESTRVQPGANSVNATASLSWELDLFGKLNALRQSSKKDYAQAQSNLQYAQITLIAEVGTLYFTLRENAYNLKAAQSMLQNHEEILRINSSKHTLGLIDVSTYRGLVANTTNQRNNVETLSYTYEQNKNALLTLLNISANELDSKVDFLDSQYDLPSVKEFYVNTLPSEVLLSRPDIQSTIYALHSQLYKETNAKAARFPTISFNGSIGEILYSSNGAGSLVFQIANAITAPLLNRTSLRQNHLIQKELSKEAYYTLQNTINTALGEIENALFDIDSKKRQTENNASVLDVGLKAYESDKRKNRDGLLDKNDFLTNENTFVNLQTQFFTSKTNEILAVITLFKAFGGNLYISNTEVSQVNPLKEENDNKSSQDNGEKQ; this comes from the coding sequence TTGATACCCCGAGTTTTCAAAGGTTGGAGTTTATGTCTTGTGAGTGTATTATGCGGAGTAGGCTGCACGACCAAGATTCCAAACACGCAAGAGATTGCTTCTTTAAATCATATTCCAGAATCTTTTCGTAATGCTCAATCAAGCGTCCTCCAAGAGAAAGCATCACAAACTGATATAGAAGCATTTTCACAATTCACAAATTTGATTGATGACAAGATGCTTTATAGTCTTGTGGAGATTGCTCTTGAAAAAAATACAAATGTCTTAGCAATGGCTTCGCGCATCAAACAAGCCCAAGCCCAAGCCAAAATTAGCACCGCAAATATGTTTCCTACAATCAATGGTGGCATCAATACAAGCTATATTGATAGACGCACACTTTCTGAAAGCACCCGTGTGCAACCCGGTGCAAATTCTGTCAATGCCACTGCTAGTTTAAGCTGGGAATTAGATCTTTTTGGCAAGCTCAATGCGTTGCGTCAATCTAGCAAAAAAGATTATGCTCAAGCACAAAGTAACCTCCAATACGCACAAATTACACTCATAGCTGAAGTAGGCACATTGTATTTTACTTTAAGAGAGAATGCTTATAACCTCAAGGCAGCCCAGTCAATGTTACAAAACCATGAAGAGATTCTTAGAATTAATAGCTCAAAGCACACTTTAGGATTGATTGATGTAAGCACTTATCGCGGGCTTGTCGCAAACACGACCAATCAGCGCAACAATGTCGAAACGCTTTCTTATACTTACGAACAAAATAAAAACGCACTTTTAACACTACTAAATATCAGCGCAAATGAGCTAGATTCTAAGGTTGATTTTTTGGATTCTCAATATGATTTGCCCTCTGTCAAAGAATTCTATGTAAATACCTTGCCTAGCGAGGTTTTGCTCTCACGCCCAGATATTCAATCGACCATTTACGCACTGCATTCTCAACTTTACAAAGAGACCAACGCAAAGGCGGCAAGATTCCCCACAATTTCTTTTAATGGCTCGATAGGGGAGATTCTATATAGCAGTAATGGGGCGGGTTCATTAGTCTTTCAAATTGCCAATGCAATCACCGCGCCGTTGCTTAATCGCACCTCATTGAGACAAAATCATCTGATTCAAAAAGAGCTTAGCAAAGAGGCTTACTATACGCTTCAAAATACTATAAATACAGCACTTGGAGAGATTGAAAATGCACTTTTTGATATTGATTCTAAAAAACGGCAGACAGAAAATAATGCTTCCGTGCTTGATGTAGGATTGAAAGCCTACGAAAGTGATAAGCGCAAAAATAGAGATGGATTACTGGATAAGAATGATTTTTTAACTAATGAAAATACTTTTGTGAATCTCCAAACGCAATTTTTTACTTCTAAAACTAATGAGATTCTCGCTGTCATCACACTTTTCAAAGCTTTCGGAGGGAATCTGTATATATCAAATACAGAAGTTTCCCAAGTTAATCCCTTAAAGGAAGAAAACGATAATAAATCATCTCAAGATAATGGAGAAAAACAATGA